A genomic stretch from Haloferax sp. Atlit-12N includes:
- a CDS encoding ornithine cyclodeaminase family protein translates to MVRILSADAVGELLSLSELFPVVEEAFVKQGRGEVERPPRPHFPVGIDIDRVRDGTGGEGAAGAGSVPSGRDGPLGTGLTMPAYIHGREVYGTKLASVHPENVSHGLPTVNAQVVLTDATTGLPLALLDGTTITSARTGCIGGLAAEYLAADPVRLGVLGAGTQARWQSRAIAVGSAVESVNVYSPSDSREACAADLREDGLSAEAVDSPEAAVAGANVVVTATTSETPVFDGSWLDPGTLVVAVGAYTPEMRELDAETFERAARVFADVPEEVADIGDVRGAAIDDSDLIPLSAVFEGDAGRDGDDEILVVESVGSAVLDAATAEYLYEKSNARGVGEEVGL, encoded by the coding sequence ATGGTCCGCATTCTCTCCGCCGACGCCGTCGGCGAGTTACTCTCACTCTCGGAGCTGTTTCCGGTCGTCGAGGAGGCGTTTGTCAAGCAGGGCCGCGGCGAGGTCGAGCGCCCGCCGAGGCCGCACTTTCCGGTCGGCATCGATATCGACAGAGTTCGGGACGGGACCGGTGGCGAAGGGGCCGCGGGTGCGGGTTCGGTACCGTCGGGGCGCGACGGCCCGCTCGGCACCGGTCTCACCATGCCGGCGTACATCCACGGCCGAGAGGTGTACGGGACGAAACTCGCGTCCGTCCACCCAGAGAACGTCTCTCACGGGCTTCCGACGGTGAACGCGCAGGTCGTCCTCACCGACGCGACGACCGGCCTCCCGCTCGCGCTCCTCGACGGGACGACGATTACCAGCGCCCGGACGGGCTGTATCGGCGGGCTCGCCGCGGAGTACCTCGCGGCCGACCCGGTCCGACTCGGCGTCCTCGGCGCGGGCACGCAGGCCCGCTGGCAGAGCCGCGCTATCGCCGTCGGCTCCGCGGTCGAGTCGGTGAACGTCTACTCCCCCAGCGACTCCCGCGAGGCGTGTGCCGCCGACCTCCGCGAGGACGGCCTCTCCGCTGAGGCGGTCGACTCGCCCGAGGCGGCCGTCGCCGGAGCGAACGTCGTCGTCACCGCGACGACCAGTGAGACGCCCGTCTTCGACGGCTCGTGGCTCGACCCCGGAACCCTCGTCGTCGCCGTCGGAGCCTACACGCCCGAGATGCGGGAACTCGACGCCGAGACGTTCGAGCGGGCCGCGCGGGTGTTCGCCGACGTGCCCGAGGAAGTCGCCGACATCGGCGATGTGCGCGGGGCCGCCATCGACGACTCCGACCTGATTCCGCTCTCGGCGGTGTTCGAGGGCGACGCCGGCCGCGACGGCGACGACGAGATTCTGGTGGTCGAGAGCGTCGGTTCGGCGGTGCTCGACGCCGCGACCGCCGAGTACCTCTACGAGAAGTCGAACGCGCGCGGCGTGGGAGAAGAAGTGGGGTTGTGA
- a CDS encoding tryptophan--tRNA ligase, with protein sequence MTDDEPAERIRTDGGTAEGADEVALDPWGSSTVSDYRKLFEEFGIEEFDEVLDEVPNPHYLMRRGVIFGHRDYRPVLDAMRDGDDFAVLSGFMPTGDPHIGHKLVFDEIIWHQEQGGDAYGLIADMEAHSARGIPWDEINEHSRDYLLSLIALGFDPEEGELYRQSDNDRLQRLAFELGGKANFSEFQSIYGFDGETNVSHMQSVVTQMADILYPQLDDPKPTVIPVGPDQDPHVRFARDLATRMRFFKVTEAFASFELDDAERPLVAAAHDAREEYAEDADMPRCGEAAEWLADADLDAAGVLVSESVRESAVEKLENAGMEPLRPRIRFFARQATDEAFEALIEDIEGEKRRYDQHIDAFDMGVDEAEELAREVEAHHGGYGFIPPSSIYHRFMTGLTGGKMSSSIPASHISLLDAPEEGYDKVKSATTGGRDTAEEQRELGGEADKCPVYELYAYLLTGDDDELAKEVYDECVGGERLCGGCKEQAATMMREFLEDHHEKREEAEEILDSLDIDLETERRGVAAEH encoded by the coding sequence ATGACAGACGACGAACCCGCGGAGCGCATCCGCACCGATGGAGGCACAGCAGAGGGAGCAGACGAAGTCGCCCTCGACCCGTGGGGCTCGTCGACTGTCTCCGACTACCGGAAGCTGTTCGAGGAGTTCGGCATCGAGGAGTTCGACGAGGTGCTCGACGAGGTGCCGAACCCGCACTACCTGATGCGCCGCGGGGTCATCTTCGGCCACCGCGACTACCGGCCGGTCCTCGACGCCATGCGCGACGGCGACGACTTCGCCGTCCTCTCGGGGTTCATGCCGACGGGCGACCCCCACATCGGCCACAAACTCGTCTTCGACGAGATAATCTGGCATCAAGAGCAGGGCGGCGACGCCTACGGCCTCATCGCGGACATGGAGGCGCACTCCGCCCGCGGCATCCCGTGGGACGAAATCAACGAGCACAGCCGCGACTACCTGCTGTCGCTCATCGCGCTCGGATTCGACCCCGAGGAGGGCGAACTCTACCGACAGTCGGACAACGACCGCCTCCAGCGGCTCGCGTTCGAACTCGGCGGGAAGGCCAACTTCTCGGAGTTCCAGTCCATCTACGGCTTCGACGGCGAGACCAACGTCTCCCACATGCAGTCGGTCGTCACGCAGATGGCCGACATCCTCTACCCGCAGTTGGACGACCCCAAGCCGACGGTCATTCCGGTCGGACCCGACCAAGACCCTCACGTCCGGTTCGCCCGCGACCTCGCCACCCGGATGCGATTCTTCAAGGTGACGGAGGCGTTCGCGAGTTTCGAGCTCGACGACGCCGAGCGCCCGCTCGTCGCGGCCGCCCACGACGCCCGCGAGGAGTACGCCGAGGACGCCGACATGCCGCGGTGCGGCGAGGCGGCCGAGTGGCTCGCCGACGCCGACCTCGACGCGGCCGGCGTGCTCGTCTCGGAGTCGGTCCGCGAGTCGGCGGTCGAGAAGCTCGAAAACGCCGGGATGGAACCGCTCCGCCCGCGGATTCGCTTCTTCGCCCGGCAGGCGACCGACGAGGCGTTCGAGGCGCTTATCGAGGACATCGAGGGCGAAAAGCGCCGGTACGACCAGCACATCGACGCGTTCGACATGGGCGTCGACGAGGCCGAGGAACTCGCGCGCGAGGTCGAGGCCCACCACGGCGGCTACGGCTTCATTCCGCCGTCGTCTATCTATCACCGCTTCATGACCGGCCTCACCGGCGGCAAGATGTCGTCGTCGATTCCGGCGAGCCACATCTCGCTTCTCGACGCGCCCGAGGAGGGCTACGACAAGGTGAAGTCGGCGACGACCGGCGGCCGCGACACGGCCGAAGAACAGCGCGAACTCGGCGGCGAGGCCGACAAATGTCCGGTGTACGAGCTGTACGCCTACCTGCTTACGGGCGACGACGACGAACTCGCAAAGGAGGTCTACGACGAGTGCGTCGGCGGCGAGCGCCTCTGCGGCGGCTGTAAGGAGCAGGCGGCGACGATGATGCGGGAGTTCCTCGAAGACCACCACGAAAAACGCGAGGAGGCCGAGGAAATCCTCGACTCGCTGGACATCGACCTCGAGACTGAGCGGCGAGGCGTGGCGGCCGAGCACTAG
- a CDS encoding DEAD/DEAH box helicase, protein MKVAEAVPEFADAFGFEEFNRMQREALPAILDTDHNVVASAPTASGKTALAELAICRTLRDEGTALFIAPLRALTTEKETEWERFEDLGYSVYVVTGERDLNPRRAARADILVMTPEKTDSATRKHDSARYSFIEDVDCVVIDEVHLLDSETRGGVLEVTVSRMRRICDPRIVALSATMPNIDDVAAWLDAPDETTFEFGDDYRPVDLHAGVKTYTHGENSFADKYRRLYRAFDLAEPHIRDGGQSLVFVSSRQDAVRAAAKARDELAKRDVPIGARGDYDFHNEAKELSNDSLAKGVLDGVGFHHAGLSRDDREAVEEWFKEGKIQLLFSTSTLAWGVNLPARCVVIRDTKHHDPLEGEVDISPLDILQMLGRAGRPGYDDVGYGWVVCDRSDQNKYRRLLREGKEIESRLAEDLDSHLNAEIAMGTIRDLDDVLSWLETTFYYRRAQSNPAAYDFEDLRERVRDVLDRLVSRGFVEMDDDLSIDATPLGRLTSKYYLRLGTASRFADLAERDRITADDILETVAGAADFRQVSARQSEVDAVDSVLTGVSTTLEDGPKKVLAILHASMANSTPSELRSDAWVIKQNALRLLSALREFLDTFADARAANLAKRVEARVDNGVSSDAAALTAVDGIGPGRARKLATGGLSTPADVVDAGVKELTRAGLSQGVAERVIKSAKDLPAPEIDWGDFPESVARGESDMHDIRVRNDGGGGSVGIRVTVNDVEMSAKTCYLSDEVTVPVGVFGATDDELAFVVEVTFPDLPLLPIRESRTVRVE, encoded by the coding sequence GTGAAAGTCGCCGAGGCGGTCCCCGAGTTCGCAGATGCCTTCGGGTTCGAGGAATTCAACCGGATGCAGCGCGAGGCGCTGCCCGCCATCCTCGACACCGACCACAACGTCGTCGCCTCCGCCCCCACCGCCAGCGGGAAGACGGCGCTCGCCGAACTCGCCATCTGCCGGACGCTCCGCGACGAGGGGACGGCGCTTTTCATCGCGCCGCTCCGCGCGCTCACCACCGAGAAGGAGACCGAGTGGGAGCGCTTCGAGGACCTCGGCTACTCGGTGTACGTCGTCACCGGCGAGCGCGACCTGAACCCCCGACGGGCCGCCCGCGCCGACATCCTCGTGATGACGCCCGAGAAGACCGACTCCGCGACCCGGAAACACGACTCGGCGCGCTACTCCTTCATCGAGGACGTGGACTGCGTCGTCATCGACGAGGTCCACCTGCTGGACTCCGAGACCCGCGGCGGCGTCCTCGAAGTCACCGTCTCGCGGATGCGCCGCATCTGCGACCCCCGCATCGTCGCGCTTTCTGCGACCATGCCCAACATCGACGACGTGGCGGCGTGGCTCGACGCACCGGACGAGACGACCTTCGAGTTCGGCGACGACTACCGCCCGGTCGACCTCCACGCGGGCGTCAAGACCTACACCCACGGCGAGAACTCCTTCGCCGACAAGTACCGCCGCCTGTACCGGGCGTTCGACCTCGCGGAACCGCACATCCGCGACGGCGGCCAGTCGCTCGTCTTCGTCTCCTCGCGGCAGGACGCCGTCCGCGCGGCCGCCAAGGCGCGCGACGAACTCGCCAAGCGCGACGTGCCCATCGGCGCGCGCGGCGACTACGACTTCCACAACGAGGCGAAGGAACTGAGCAACGACTCGCTCGCCAAGGGCGTCTTGGACGGCGTCGGCTTCCACCACGCCGGCCTCTCGCGGGACGACCGCGAGGCCGTCGAGGAGTGGTTCAAGGAGGGCAAGATTCAGCTCCTGTTTTCGACCTCCACGCTCGCGTGGGGCGTGAACCTCCCCGCCCGCTGTGTCGTCATCCGCGACACGAAACACCACGACCCGCTCGAAGGCGAGGTGGACATCTCGCCGCTCGACATCCTCCAGATGCTCGGCCGCGCGGGCCGCCCCGGCTACGACGACGTCGGCTACGGCTGGGTCGTCTGCGACCGCTCGGACCAGAACAAGTACCGCCGCCTGCTCCGCGAGGGCAAGGAAATCGAGTCGCGCCTCGCAGAAGACCTCGACTCGCACCTCAACGCCGAAATCGCCATGGGGACCATCCGCGACCTCGACGACGTGCTGTCGTGGCTGGAGACGACGTTCTACTACCGCCGGGCGCAGTCGAACCCCGCGGCCTACGACTTCGAGGACCTCCGCGAGCGCGTCCGCGACGTGCTCGACCGCCTCGTCTCCCGCGGCTTCGTCGAGATGGACGACGACCTCTCTATCGACGCGACCCCGCTCGGGCGACTCACCTCGAAGTACTACCTCCGACTCGGGACCGCCTCGCGCTTCGCCGACCTCGCGGAACGGGACCGCATCACCGCCGACGACATCCTCGAAACCGTCGCGGGCGCGGCCGACTTCCGACAGGTGTCGGCGCGCCAGTCCGAGGTGGACGCCGTCGATTCGGTGCTGACGGGCGTCTCGACCACGCTCGAAGACGGCCCGAAGAAGGTGCTCGCCATCCTCCACGCCAGCATGGCGAACTCGACGCCGAGCGAACTCCGGAGCGACGCGTGGGTCATCAAGCAGAACGCGCTCCGACTCCTCTCCGCGCTCCGCGAGTTCCTCGACACCTTCGCGGACGCCCGCGCGGCCAACCTCGCAAAGCGCGTCGAGGCCCGCGTCGACAACGGCGTCAGCAGCGACGCCGCGGCGCTCACGGCCGTCGACGGCATCGGTCCCGGCCGCGCGCGAAAGCTCGCGACCGGCGGCCTCTCGACCCCGGCCGACGTGGTCGACGCCGGCGTGAAGGAACTCACTCGCGCGGGCCTCTCGCAGGGCGTCGCCGAGCGCGTCATCAAGAGCGCGAAGGACCTCCCCGCGCCCGAAATCGACTGGGGCGACTTCCCCGAGTCGGTCGCCCGCGGCGAGAGCGACATGCACGACATCCGCGTGCGAAACGACGGCGGCGGTGGCTCAGTCGGTATCCGCGTCACCGTCAACGACGTGGAGATGTCGGCGAAGACGTGCTACCTCTCCGACGAGGTGACCGTCCCCGTGGGCGTCTTCGGCGCGACGGACGACGAACTGGCGTTCGTCGTGGAGGTCACGTTCCCCGACCTGCCGCTGCTCCCGATTCGGGAGTCGCGGACGGTTCGAGTCGAATAA
- the pdhA gene encoding pyruvate dehydrogenase (acetyl-transferring) E1 component subunit alpha, whose protein sequence is MSVLQRDPQDQVRVLDEDGTVVGEVPDIDDETLVEMYRYMRLARHFDTRAVSLQRQGRMGTYPPLSGQEGAQIGSAIALDEQDWMVPSYREHGASLLRGLPLKQTLLYWMGHEKGNEMPEGVNLFPPAVPIASQIPHATGAAWAKKLRGEDDTAVICYFGDGATSEGDFHEGLNFAGVFDTPNVFFCNNNQWAISVPRERQTASETLAQKATAYGIDGVQVDGMDPLAVYSVTKAALDKAKNPGEGEGRPTLIEAVQYRFGAHTTADDPTVYRDDDEVEEWKAKDPIPRLESFLRETGRIDDEGVEAIEADVKQRVADAIEAAESDPRPDPSEMFNHAYAERTPEIQAQYEEFEALREKFGDEGFLRE, encoded by the coding sequence GTGAGCGTGCTTCAGCGCGACCCGCAGGACCAGGTACGAGTGCTCGACGAGGACGGGACCGTCGTCGGCGAGGTTCCCGACATCGACGACGAGACGCTCGTCGAGATGTACCGGTACATGCGTCTCGCCCGACACTTCGACACGCGGGCGGTGAGTCTCCAGCGACAGGGGCGGATGGGGACGTATCCGCCGCTGTCGGGACAGGAAGGCGCACAGATCGGCAGCGCAATCGCGCTCGACGAACAGGACTGGATGGTCCCGAGCTATCGCGAACACGGCGCGTCGCTGCTCCGGGGCCTCCCGCTGAAGCAGACGCTTCTGTACTGGATGGGCCACGAGAAGGGCAACGAGATGCCTGAGGGCGTGAACCTCTTTCCGCCCGCGGTCCCCATCGCCTCGCAGATTCCCCACGCGACCGGCGCGGCGTGGGCGAAGAAGCTCCGCGGCGAGGACGACACGGCCGTCATCTGTTACTTCGGCGACGGCGCGACCTCCGAGGGCGACTTCCACGAGGGACTGAACTTCGCGGGCGTCTTCGACACCCCGAACGTCTTCTTCTGTAACAACAACCAGTGGGCCATCTCGGTGCCGCGGGAGCGACAGACCGCCTCCGAGACGCTGGCGCAGAAGGCGACCGCCTACGGTATCGACGGCGTGCAGGTCGACGGGATGGACCCGCTCGCGGTCTACTCGGTGACGAAAGCGGCGCTCGACAAGGCGAAGAACCCCGGCGAGGGCGAGGGCCGACCGACGCTCATCGAGGCGGTCCAGTACCGCTTCGGCGCGCACACGACCGCCGACGACCCGACCGTCTACCGCGACGACGACGAGGTCGAGGAGTGGAAGGCGAAAGACCCCATCCCGCGGCTGGAGTCGTTCCTCCGCGAGACGGGCCGCATCGACGACGAGGGCGTCGAGGCCATCGAGGCAGACGTGAAACAGCGGGTCGCCGACGCCATCGAGGCGGCCGAGTCCGACCCGCGTCCGGACCCGAGCGAGATGTTCAACCACGCATACGCCGAGCGAACCCCGGAGATTCAAGCGCAGTACGAGGAGTTCGAGGCGCTCCGCGAGAAGTTCGGCGACGAAGGATTCCTCAGAGAATGA
- the lipA gene encoding lipoyl synthase: MRTRRKPDWLKMRPPSGRRFTDIKSTLRDRNLNTVCEEANCPNLGECWSGRDGPGTATFMLMGDRCSRGCNFCDVTTGGMEPLDPEEPANVADAVTEIGLDYVVLTSVDRDDLPDQGAAHFAETIREIKRRDPEVLVEVLIPDFQGEPDHVRKIIDAGPDVIAHNIETVERLQWPIRDRRAGYEQSLSVLQQVTDESDIHTKTSVMLGLGEHAHEVYQTLSDLREADVDIVTFGQYLQPSRSHLDVFEYVHPDAFETWRRVAEDELGFLYCASGPMVRSSYKAGELFVDALLREGSSVEEARQAARAAAGQ; encoded by the coding sequence ATGCGCACGCGGCGGAAGCCAGACTGGTTGAAGATGCGACCGCCATCGGGCCGGCGTTTCACCGATATCAAATCGACGCTCCGGGACCGGAACCTCAACACCGTCTGCGAGGAGGCGAACTGCCCGAATCTCGGGGAGTGTTGGAGCGGCCGCGACGGCCCCGGGACGGCCACGTTCATGCTCATGGGCGACCGGTGCTCGCGCGGGTGTAACTTCTGCGACGTGACGACCGGCGGGATGGAGCCACTCGACCCCGAGGAACCGGCGAACGTCGCCGACGCGGTGACCGAAATCGGCCTCGACTACGTCGTGTTGACCTCGGTGGACCGCGACGACCTGCCGGACCAGGGCGCGGCCCACTTCGCCGAGACCATCCGCGAAATCAAGCGCCGCGACCCCGAGGTGCTCGTCGAGGTGCTGATTCCCGACTTCCAGGGCGAACCCGACCACGTCCGGAAGATAATCGACGCCGGCCCCGACGTCATCGCCCACAACATCGAGACCGTCGAGCGCCTCCAGTGGCCGATTCGGGACCGCCGCGCCGGCTACGAGCAGTCGCTTTCGGTGCTCCAGCAGGTGACGGACGAGTCCGACATCCACACGAAGACCTCCGTCATGCTCGGCCTCGGCGAGCACGCCCACGAGGTCTACCAGACCCTCTCCGACCTCCGCGAGGCCGACGTGGACATCGTCACCTTCGGCCAGTACCTCCAGCCCTCCCGGAGCCACCTCGACGTGTTCGAGTACGTCCACCCCGACGCCTTCGAGACGTGGCGGCGCGTCGCGGAAGACGAACTGGGCTTCCTCTACTGCGCGTCCGGCCCGATGGTCCGGTCGTCGTACAAAGCCGGCGAACTGTTCGTGGACGCGCTCCTCCGCGAGGGATCGAGCGTCGAGGAGGCGCGGCAGGCCGCGCGCGCGGCCGCCGGACAGTAG
- the endA gene encoding tRNA-intron lyase, with protein sequence MQGRLEDGVVHLPGDARQRFHDSRGYGRPTGGDDLEVAPVEAAHLLSRDDIDGVDGMGLRELLARTGTTLDFVVYKDLRDRGFYLSPAREGWPGVDDAAGADFLVYPRGKGPWDGEVEHRVRVVGERESIPVSSLGEVVLAIVDEDGDLTYFDTESYSPEGTAAEDLPADLDAELLSDRALVWDGVDRLYQRGFFGQRLYGRNADSGPLQLSLLEAAYLARADALAIDEADVVSRGRDVEGNRFDRRLAVYAALRGAKTVPKSGFKFGSDFRVYTEFESVSDLSHSEFLVRVVAPDHTFVPRDLSLDVRLAGGVRKRMVFALTDDNGEIDWLSVSRLTP encoded by the coding sequence ATGCAAGGACGCCTCGAAGACGGCGTCGTCCACCTCCCGGGCGACGCTCGACAGCGGTTCCACGACTCCCGCGGCTACGGGAGACCCACCGGCGGCGACGACTTGGAGGTCGCGCCCGTCGAGGCCGCCCACCTGCTCTCGCGGGACGACATCGACGGCGTGGACGGGATGGGCCTGCGCGAACTCCTCGCGCGCACCGGGACCACCCTCGACTTCGTCGTCTACAAAGACCTCCGCGACCGCGGGTTCTATCTCTCGCCCGCCCGCGAGGGCTGGCCCGGCGTCGATGACGCCGCCGGCGCTGACTTCCTCGTCTACCCCCGCGGGAAGGGCCCGTGGGACGGCGAGGTCGAACACCGAGTTCGCGTCGTCGGCGAGCGCGAGAGCATTCCCGTCTCGTCGCTCGGAGAAGTGGTCCTCGCCATCGTCGACGAGGACGGCGACCTGACCTACTTCGACACCGAGAGCTACTCCCCCGAGGGGACGGCCGCGGAGGACCTTCCCGCCGACCTCGACGCGGAACTCCTCTCGGACCGCGCGCTCGTCTGGGACGGCGTCGACCGCCTCTACCAGCGCGGCTTCTTCGGCCAGCGCCTGTACGGAAGAAACGCCGACAGCGGCCCGCTCCAACTGTCGCTCCTCGAAGCCGCCTACCTCGCCCGCGCCGACGCGCTCGCCATCGACGAGGCCGACGTGGTCTCCCGCGGCCGCGACGTGGAGGGCAACCGGTTCGACCGCCGGCTCGCGGTCTACGCCGCGCTCCGGGGAGCCAAGACGGTCCCCAAGAGCGGCTTCAAGTTCGGCTCCGACTTCCGCGTCTACACGGAGTTCGAATCGGTGTCTGACCTCTCGCACTCCGAGTTCCTCGTGCGCGTGGTCGCGCCCGACCACACGTTCGTCCCGCGGGACCTCTCGCTCGACGTGCGCCTCGCCGGCGGTGTCCGCAAGCGAATGGTTTTTGCGCTGACCGACGACAACGGAGAGATAGACTGGCTTTCGGTCAGTCGGCTCACGCCATGA
- a CDS encoding HAD family phosphatase gives MDANVVLFDMDGVLVDSEQYWHAFEDEWVFADAIESGDPDHEEITGMNFREIYDYLDAEYGTTVTKEEFIAAYHENSEDVYGEHVVLMDGAEELFSDLRAAGKKVAIVSSAPQDWISTVRKRFDLDPLDLVLSADDIDKPGKPEPHIYEHAAAEFGVAPEECVVIEDSINGIEAAVRSGAYTIAYRGGQNADLDLSRADEIVNGPEELRAALLVEE, from the coding sequence ATGGACGCGAACGTCGTGCTGTTCGACATGGACGGTGTGTTGGTCGATTCCGAGCAGTACTGGCACGCCTTCGAGGACGAGTGGGTGTTCGCCGACGCCATCGAGTCCGGCGACCCCGACCACGAGGAGATAACGGGGATGAACTTCCGCGAGATATACGACTATCTCGACGCGGAGTACGGGACGACCGTCACGAAAGAGGAGTTCATCGCGGCGTACCACGAGAACTCAGAGGACGTCTACGGCGAGCACGTCGTCCTGATGGACGGCGCGGAAGAACTCTTCTCCGACCTCCGCGCGGCGGGCAAGAAGGTGGCAATCGTCTCGTCGGCCCCGCAGGACTGGATTTCGACGGTCCGCAAGCGGTTCGACCTCGACCCGCTCGACCTCGTGCTCTCGGCCGACGACATCGACAAACCGGGGAAGCCCGAGCCACACATCTACGAGCACGCCGCGGCCGAGTTCGGCGTCGCCCCCGAGGAGTGCGTCGTCATCGAGGACTCGATAAACGGCATCGAGGCGGCCGTCCGGTCCGGCGCGTACACCATCGCCTACCGCGGCGGGCAGAACGCCGACCTCGACCTCTCGCGGGCGGACGAAATCGTGAACGGGCCCGAAGAGTTGCGGGCGGCGTTGCTCGTCGAGGAGTAG
- a CDS encoding alpha-ketoacid dehydrogenase subunit beta, with translation MSSQNLTIVQAVRDGLYTEMNLDDEVLVMGEDVGKNGGVFRATEGLWNEFGDDRVIDTPLAESGIIGTAVGMAAMGLKPVPEIQFSGFMYPGFDQIVSHMSRFRNRTRGRYTLPMVLRAPYGGGIRAPESHSESKEMFYAHEAGLKVVIPSTPYDTKGLLISAIRDPDPVIFMEPKLIYRAFRGEVPEDDYTVPIGEAAVRREGTDVSVFTFGAMTRPTLEAVENLEDEGIDAEVVDIRTISPLDRETIVESFKKTGRAVVVHEAPKNGGLGAEITATIQEEALLYQEAPVKRVAGYDVPYPLYALEDYYLPSVARVEEGIREAVNF, from the coding sequence ATGAGCAGTCAGAACCTCACCATCGTGCAGGCGGTACGGGACGGTCTCTACACCGAGATGAACCTCGACGACGAGGTGCTCGTCATGGGCGAAGACGTCGGCAAGAACGGCGGCGTCTTCCGGGCCACCGAGGGCCTCTGGAACGAGTTCGGCGACGACCGCGTCATCGACACGCCGCTGGCCGAGTCCGGCATCATCGGCACGGCCGTCGGCATGGCCGCGATGGGGCTGAAGCCGGTCCCCGAGATTCAGTTCTCCGGCTTCATGTACCCCGGATTCGACCAAATCGTGAGCCACATGTCGCGGTTCCGCAACCGCACCCGGGGCCGCTACACGCTCCCCATGGTGCTCCGCGCGCCCTACGGCGGCGGCATCCGCGCCCCCGAGTCGCACTCGGAGTCCAAGGAGATGTTCTACGCGCACGAGGCCGGCCTGAAGGTCGTCATCCCCTCGACGCCGTACGACACGAAGGGACTGCTCATCTCCGCCATCCGCGACCCCGACCCGGTCATCTTCATGGAACCGAAGCTCATCTACCGGGCGTTCCGCGGCGAAGTCCCGGAAGACGACTACACGGTCCCTATCGGCGAGGCCGCGGTTCGCCGCGAGGGCACGGACGTGTCCGTGTTCACCTTCGGTGCGATGACGCGCCCGACGCTGGAGGCCGTCGAGAACCTCGAAGACGAGGGCATCGACGCCGAAGTCGTGGACATCCGCACCATCTCGCCGCTCGACCGCGAGACCATCGTCGAGTCGTTCAAGAAGACCGGCCGCGCGGTGGTCGTCCACGAGGCCCCGAAGAACGGCGGCCTCGGCGCCGAAATCACGGCGACGATTCAGGAGGAGGCGCTGCTCTACCAGGAAGCGCCGGTCAAGCGCGTCGCGGGCTACGACGTGCCGTACCCGCTGTACGCCCTGGAGGACTACTACCTCCCCTCGGTCGCTCGCGTCGAAGAAGGTATTCGTGAGGCGGTGAACTTCTGA
- a CDS encoding Sjogren's syndrome/scleroderma autoantigen 1 family protein → MDSIRVFAGDCTVNFEGSRDRTQRGRVVVVAKPDRTVLVHDAGGYQPVAWLTRADSLTVESGPGSFGLVARAGDQTLTVESNDVTGRAEYPASDAGVPVGSHPDTGDPLVRTNGSVVALDSGTEYRLPAGATVLDETCGDCGLPLMRVERGAPFEVCIDRRCDPLDDHVKDRFDGEWSCPDCGSPLRIIRRSGRLLAGCDAYPECEAAFSLPAGVVGDDCDCGLPVFETSRGRRCLDSTCEGR, encoded by the coding sequence ATGGATTCGATACGCGTCTTCGCCGGCGACTGCACCGTCAACTTCGAAGGCTCCCGCGACCGCACCCAGCGCGGGCGGGTCGTCGTCGTGGCCAAGCCCGACCGAACCGTCCTCGTCCACGACGCCGGGGGCTACCAACCCGTCGCGTGGCTGACTCGCGCCGACTCGCTGACTGTCGAGTCCGGGCCGGGGTCGTTCGGCCTCGTGGCCCGCGCCGGCGACCAGACGCTCACGGTCGAATCGAACGACGTGACCGGCCGCGCCGAGTACCCCGCCAGCGACGCGGGCGTCCCGGTCGGTTCACATCCCGACACCGGCGACCCGCTCGTCAGGACCAACGGCTCCGTCGTCGCCCTCGACTCGGGAACCGAGTATCGTCTTCCCGCGGGCGCGACCGTCCTCGACGAGACGTGTGGTGACTGTGGCCTGCCGCTGATGCGCGTCGAGCGCGGCGCGCCGTTCGAGGTGTGCATCGACCGCCGGTGCGACCCGCTGGACGACCACGTGAAAGATCGATTCGACGGCGAGTGGTCGTGTCCGGACTGCGGGTCTCCCCTCCGAATCATCCGGCGGAGCGGCCGCCTGCTCGCCGGCTGTGACGCCTATCCCGAGTGCGAGGCGGCGTTTTCCCTCCCCGCGGGCGTCGTCGGCGACGACTGCGACTGTGGTCTGCCTGTGTTCGAGACGAGTCGCGGCCGGCGGTGTCTCGACTCGACCTGCGAGGGTCGATGA